In the genome of Mytilus edulis chromosome 3, xbMytEdul2.2, whole genome shotgun sequence, one region contains:
- the LOC139516930 gene encoding uncharacterized protein, with product MGNQLSSCKTTKTKDELIPKSELLNGSNDEKSIEQKKQTIRLIRPRRRLNCSTTEYVESPFHPKSKPIRFGHLIVSDIDRRIQKGLENLKLDREHDGEAFNIPHFLRYYANSLRGMKIYLKYQSSNISENLFERFPEASYLIEHVKYLKVFLICHPAKRGDPLVMIKESQGNYTKKMLRKSRQRELDSRIQIVNGKSYTMFMGKDFMLMLHPPPRETCPSDFVEGNGERPTAMGYYTRMLDTNPQVILEWEAYVYHWYNAVPGPPFLVEELMEFGYPEVII from the exons ATGGGAAATCAACTGTCATCGTGCAAAACGACAAAGACAAAGGATGAGCTTATACCTAAATCAGAACTTTTAAACGGCAGCAACGATGAAAAATCAATAgaacagaaaaaacaaacaattagatTAATCAGACCAAGGAGACGATTGAATTGCTCTACTACCGAATATGTTGAGAGTCCATTTCATCCAAAATCAAAACCGATAAGATTCGGCCATTTGATTGTCAGTGATATAGATAGACGGATCCAAAAAGGATTGGAGAATTTGAAATTAGATCGGGAACATGATGGTGAAGCATTCAACATTCCACATTTCCTTCGATATTATGCCAACAGTCTGCGTGgcatgaaaatatatttaaaatatcaatCATCGAATATTTCGGAAAATTTATTCGAAAGATTTCCAGAGGCGTCATATCTTATCGAACATGTCAAATATCTAAAGGTATTTTTGATTTGTCACCCGGCGAAAAGGGGAGATCCTTTAGTCATGATTAAGGAGAGCCAAGGAAATTATACCAAGAAAATGTTACGAAAGTCAAGGCAGAGAGAATTGGATTCCAGGATTCAAATCGTCAATGGGAAATCGTACACTATGTTCATGG gcaAAGATTTCATGTTAATGTTGCATCCTCCACCAAGAGAGACATGCCCTAGTGATTTTGTAGAAGGTAATGGAGAAAGGCCTACAGCGATGGGATATTATACCAGAATGTTGGATACAAACCCACAAGTTATACTGGAGTGGGAGGCTTACGTATACCACTGGTACAATGCAGTCCCAGGACCTCCATTTTTGGTTGAAGAACTGATGGAGTTTGGTTATCCAGAGGTTATAATCTAA